From one Planktothrix agardhii NIES-204 genomic stretch:
- the pagE_3 gene encoding hypothetical protein: protein MTKKNLKPQQAAPVQREINTTSSMGRDGAIAPSEWTRDNEGNMLWVRKDYYGNVIG from the coding sequence ATGACTAAGAAAAACCTCAAACCCCAACAAGCCGCTCCTGTACAACGGGAAATCAATACCACTTCCTCTATGGGTCGTGATGGTGCGATCGCACCTTCCGAATGGACGAGGGATAACGAAGGAAATATGCTATGGGTGAGAAAAGACTATTATGGAAATGTAATAGGTTAG
- the pagE_4 gene encoding hypothetical protein — translation MTKKNLKPQQAAPVQREINTTSSEAGTGLTPLVTTSSYELYKDPFAGDDAE, via the coding sequence ATGACTAAGAAAAACCTCAAACCCCAACAAGCCGCTCCTGTGCAACGGGAAATCAATACCACTTCCTCTGAGGCTGGTACAGGGCTGACACCCCTTGTGACAACCAGCAGCTACGAGTTATATAAGGATCCTTTTGCGGGCGACGACGCGGAGTAG
- the pagE_5 gene encoding hypothetical protein encodes MTKKNLKPQQAAPVQREINTTSSEGGTGLTPQNVHYLEPFAGDDAE; translated from the coding sequence ATGACTAAGAAAAACCTCAAACCCCAACAAGCCGCTCCTGTGCAACGGGAAATCAATACCACTTCCTCTGAGGGTGGTACAGGGCTGACACCCCAGAATGTACATTATTTAGAGCCTTTTGCGGGCGACGACGCAGAGTAG